A window from Candidatus Goldiibacteriota bacterium HGW-Goldbacteria-1 encodes these proteins:
- a CDS encoding elongation factor Tu → MAKEKFDRTKPHVNVGTIGHVDHGKT, encoded by the coding sequence ATGGCAAAAGAAAAATTTGACAGGACGAAACCGCACGTAAACGTGGGAACGATAGGACACGTTGACCACGGCAAGACGA